A region from the Salifodinibacter halophilus genome encodes:
- a CDS encoding ABC transporter permease subunit (The N-terminal region of this protein, as described by TIGR01726, is a three transmembrane segment that identifies a subfamily of ABC transporter permease subunits, which specificities that include histidine, arginine, glutamine, glutamate, L-cystine (sic), the opines (in Agrobacterium) octopine and nopaline, etc.), with amino-acid sequence MIDLHGYGPRFLAGMLTTAELALASLALAFSLGLVLASARLSRSRTIYALATGYINFVRGVPPLVMLMLGYYGGQVLLNQLLRTINPLLGVDWFINIQPLAAGIIIIGMIYAAYMSETFRGAFLAVDAGQMEAAQAFGMSGRLAFRRIRFPLMMRHALPGLSNNWMVLLKATALVSIIGLSGMVHVADQGVRDTHQPFLFLLPVAAVYLLMTTVSELIIAGLQRRFEIGVKSVH; translated from the coding sequence ATGATTGATTTACACGGCTATGGGCCGCGATTTCTCGCGGGCATGCTGACGACGGCCGAATTGGCACTGGCCTCACTCGCGTTGGCATTTAGCTTGGGCTTGGTGTTGGCAAGCGCACGGCTGTCGCGCTCGCGAACGATATACGCGCTGGCGACCGGTTATATCAATTTCGTGCGCGGTGTGCCGCCGCTAGTAATGTTAATGCTCGGGTACTACGGTGGCCAGGTTTTATTAAACCAGTTACTTCGAACCATCAATCCGCTTTTAGGCGTGGACTGGTTTATCAATATCCAACCGTTGGCGGCCGGCATCATCATCATCGGGATGATTTACGCGGCCTATATGTCGGAGACATTTCGCGGTGCGTTTCTAGCCGTCGATGCTGGTCAGATGGAGGCCGCACAGGCGTTCGGCATGTCTGGCCGCCTCGCATTCCGCCGCATCCGTTTCCCGCTGATGATGCGCCATGCGTTGCCAGGGCTTAGCAATAATTGGATGGTGCTTTTGAAAGCCACAGCTTTGGTTTCGATCATTGGGTTGAGCGGTATGGTGCATGTCGCCGATCAGGGCGTTCGGGACACCCATCAGCCATTTCTATTTTTGCTGCCAGTTGCTGCGGTATATCTGTTGATGACGACGGTGTCTGAATTGATCATCGCCGGATTGCAACGGCGCTTCGAAATCGGGGTTAAAAGCGTTCACTGA
- a CDS encoding ATP-binding cassette domain-containing protein yields the protein MNETALPLDVRDIYKQFNEQPVLNGLSLTARKGDRIALIGASGSGKSTFLRCMNLLECPDAGDLLVHGESVKFRHRRGRREPADAGQIQRIRSRLSMVFQNFNLWAHMSLIDNVIEAPIHVLGVPKKEARERGMHLLERVGVADRANHFPSQLSGGQQQRGSIARALAMEPEVLLFDEPTSALDPELVGEVLRVMRGLADEGRTMVVVTHEMAFARDVASHVMYLDAGSVEEEGDPAEVLVSPKSKRLQQFLEPR from the coding sequence ATGAATGAAACGGCGCTGCCGCTCGATGTTCGTGATATATACAAGCAGTTCAACGAGCAACCAGTGCTAAACGGGTTGTCATTGACTGCACGTAAGGGCGATCGAATTGCGCTGATTGGTGCTTCGGGGTCAGGCAAAAGCACATTTTTGCGTTGCATGAACTTGCTGGAATGTCCGGACGCTGGCGACCTGCTGGTCCATGGTGAGTCGGTCAAGTTTCGTCATCGGCGAGGGCGGCGCGAACCGGCCGATGCCGGGCAGATTCAGCGTATACGCTCGCGGTTGTCGATGGTGTTTCAGAATTTCAATCTCTGGGCACACATGTCGCTTATCGACAATGTCATAGAGGCGCCGATACACGTGCTCGGGGTGCCGAAAAAAGAAGCCCGTGAACGTGGCATGCATCTGCTCGAACGTGTTGGCGTGGCCGACCGCGCCAATCATTTTCCATCCCAGTTGTCCGGCGGTCAGCAACAGCGTGGCTCGATAGCACGTGCCTTGGCTATGGAACCGGAAGTTCTGCTTTTCGATGAACCCACTTCTGCGCTCGATCCGGAGTTGGTCGGCGAAGTGCTGCGGGTTATGCGTGGGCTCGCTGATGAGGGTCGTACCATGGTCGTCGTTACGCATGAGATGGCATTCGCGCGAGATGTGGCCAGTCATGTTATGTACCTCGACGCCGGTAGCGTGGAAGAAGAGGGCGATCCGGCTGAAGTCCTGGTCAGTCCAAAGTCAAAACGGTTGCAGCAGTTTCTGGAACCGCGATGA
- a CDS encoding succinylglutamate desuccinylase, whose product MGDSSFDMAAPESLFNALDDCIHDRFEPFSVAIAGGSAQASTPGIITLQPSEPIAGVAPTVISAGVHGNETAPIELVSQLARDLDAGRQTLAVPTLIILGHLPAIAAGQRYLETNLNRLFHRDKAHDGDTVEHRRAVQLMAAVDAFWAEHGTGDNTGAASDTSAVALHLDLHTAIRASHYPFFAVEPLSVPATPDYVWRVLAGAGLQAAVSQYGPSWTFSHYSRHYHHICGFTLELGRVASFGCNDLDALAPMARLLAARVAGVAPTERPADRMQFFETDYEVVRHGPDFELAFADDTPNFTRFEPGQLIARDAGYGETRVEDQPAYVVFPNAKVERGARAALLARAVCPSTTH is encoded by the coding sequence ATGGGCGACTCCTCGTTTGATATGGCCGCACCTGAATCACTGTTTAACGCGCTTGATGACTGCATACATGATCGGTTTGAGCCATTTAGCGTGGCCATTGCGGGTGGTAGTGCCCAAGCGAGCACGCCGGGGATAATCACGCTGCAACCGTCTGAACCGATTGCCGGTGTGGCACCGACGGTGATTTCGGCGGGTGTGCATGGCAATGAAACCGCACCCATCGAACTGGTCAGCCAATTGGCCCGCGATTTAGACGCTGGGCGCCAGACATTGGCGGTGCCGACTTTGATTATCTTGGGGCATTTGCCGGCCATTGCTGCCGGCCAGCGCTATCTCGAAACCAATCTGAACCGTTTGTTTCATCGCGATAAAGCACACGACGGAGATACCGTTGAGCATCGGCGTGCGGTTCAACTCATGGCTGCGGTGGATGCATTCTGGGCCGAGCACGGCACGGGCGATAACACGGGGGCGGCGTCAGACACATCGGCTGTAGCGCTACACTTGGATCTACATACCGCGATCCGCGCGAGCCACTATCCGTTTTTCGCGGTGGAACCGTTATCGGTGCCCGCTACGCCAGACTATGTGTGGCGGGTTTTGGCCGGGGCCGGCTTGCAGGCAGCCGTGTCCCAATACGGGCCGAGTTGGACGTTTTCGCATTATAGTCGGCATTACCATCATATCTGCGGCTTTACGCTTGAGCTTGGGCGCGTTGCGTCTTTCGGTTGCAACGATCTCGATGCGTTGGCACCGATGGCGCGTCTTCTAGCGGCCCGGGTGGCGGGTGTCGCACCGACCGAACGGCCGGCCGATCGGATGCAGTTTTTCGAAACGGATTATGAAGTTGTGCGGCACGGTCCGGATTTCGAGCTGGCCTTTGCCGATGACACGCCCAACTTTACTCGTTTCGAGCCGGGTCAGCTCATTGCACGTGATGCGGGATATGGCGAGACTCGCGTCGAGGATCAGCCGGCCTACGTGGTGTTTCCCAACGCCAAAGTAGAGCGCGGTGCGCGGGCGGCTCTTTTGGCGCGCGCTGTTTGCCCCAGTACGACGCACTAA